A genomic segment from Daphnia carinata strain CSIRO-1 chromosome 1, CSIRO_AGI_Dcar_HiC_V3, whole genome shotgun sequence encodes:
- the LOC130691921 gene encoding LOW QUALITY PROTEIN: chloride channel protein 2-like (The sequence of the model RefSeq protein was modified relative to this genomic sequence to represent the inferred CDS: inserted 1 base in 1 codon), with protein sequence MATDDKPQTCELEMGYQTTVMYGRYTRSLGEYAREQAAELREMQKNHKREEKIRNKELRSYQGKWTSRFFRLISFLWRHTFAKIGEDWVFLALLGSIMALLSYIMDYGVSLCNTARMWMYFELATHPTERYLAWICLPVFLVLFSAGFVYLLAPQAIGSGIPEMKTILRGVVLKEYLTFRTGVAKIVALTAALGSGMPLGKEGPLVHIASVVATLMSKMVTSFKGIYENESRNSEMLAAACAVGVSCNFAAPIGGVLFSIEVTSVYFAIRNYWRGFFSAVXGALMFRLLAYWFETEETLTAMFRTDFRVDFPYDPHELFIYALIGAFGGLSGALFVLCHRKYVLFMRKNKRISAFLQKNRFIYPGLVSLFIATLYFPPGLGQFLVSTLTTRQQIMSLFSNFTWMSDDLTAEQAEIVSKWTNEYSNLFVTLGIYMATTFFMTVLASTLPVPSGSLIPIFKIGAAFGRIIGEAMHLWFPEGIRIGSIISPILPGGYAIVGAAAFSAGVTHSISICVVVSEMTGQIQHIIPVLVAVLVSNAISTLLQPSLYDSIIMIKKLPYLPGIISSSSAAYEIFVEDFMNRNIKYIWNGMTFAELKAVIRERQKIRSFPLVDNPRNMVLLGSIQRGELIELVKRHVGHERRMKVAAQRQMEIQARSCGHVIPINLDPPPCRLVKTKESPAQDCNKQQTSRFEVVKAADDLGSGSTEPAIERSSQQLQQLQLITLLPLPEPQTPVSIQSIETDEETQPRKSILKKINRFGSTRPTSSQQAIHTTPTSTINEAEGSKFRQAIGAFIRKSTANGGIFNFSIASTSTPNSPNVFKNVGATSKSIDMTPEEKKEWEESEMLKPVDFHMCHVDPAPFQLVERTSLLKVHSMFSLLGVNRAYVTTIGRLIGIVSLSELRKAIEDVNSGVSLAFHRYSLSSQGESGEFDLQGVSPGAPKDIETGPDLPGVSDSDSETDQDESPSSAFVIPVQFDVHQLPTVSVDVENTASTILPQDNSIKLIVPSGFACPSRTGESSNTNSN encoded by the exons ATGGCGACCGACGACAAACCACAAACATGTGAACTCGAAATGGGATACCAAACAACTGTG ATGTACGGCCGGTACACTCGGAGTTTGGGCGAATACGCCCGCGAACAAGCTGCCGAATTACGCGAAATGCAAAAGAATCACAAAAGGGAGGAAAAGATAAGAAATAAGGAACTACGCTCTTATCAAGGCAAATGGACTTCGCGATTCTTCCGGCTAATATCCTTTTTATGGCGACACACGTTCGCCAAAATCGGTGAAGATTGGGTCTTCTTGGCGCTCCTAGGTAGCATCATGGCCTTGCTTAGCTACATTATGGATTACGGAGTCAGTCTATGCAACACTG CGCGCATGTGGATGTATTTTGAACTGGCTACGCATCCAACGGAACGCTATCTAGCTTGGATTTGTTTGCCCGTCTTCCTCGTCCTCTTTTCCGCTGGATTTGTCTACTTACTAGCTCCACAAGCTATag gtTCAGGAATACCGGAGATGAAAACTATTCTGCGAGGTGTCGTTCTCAAAGAGTATTTGACATTCCGAACCGGAGTGGCAAAAATTGTAGCTCTAACGGCAGCGCTTGGTAGTGGCATGCCATTAGGCAAAGAG GGCCCCCTAGTGCACATTGCCAGCGTCGTGGCTACTCTCATGTCCAAGATGGTGACATCTTTCAAAGGAATTTACGAGAACGAGTCGAGAAACAGCGAAATGTTGGCTGCCGCTTGCGCAGTTGGTGTTTCCTGTAACTTTGCTGCACCAATTGGAG GGGTGCTGTTTAGTATTGAAGTCACGTCCGTTTATTTCGCCATCCGTAATTATTGGCGTGGCTTCTTTTCCGCAG TTGGCGCTCTGATGTTTCGGCTTTTG GCTTACTGGTTCGAAAcagaag aaacctTGACAGCAATGTTTCGAACCGACTTTCGAGTTGATTTTCCTTATGATCCCCATGAGCTTTTTATCTACGCACTGATTGG GGCTTTTGGTGGCTTATCGGGAGCCCTATTTGTGTTATGTCACAGGAAATACGTCCTCTTCATgcggaaaaataaaagaatcaGCGCGTTTCTTCAAAAGAA TCGCTTTATCTATCCCGGTCTGGTTTCGCTTTTCATCGCAACCTTGTACTTCCCTCCGGGTTTGGGCCAGTTCTTGGTATCAACACTGACCACTCGACAACAAATCATGAGTTTATTTTCCAACTTTACCTGGATGAGCGATGACTTGACGGCAGAGCAGGCTGAGATTGTTTCTAAGTGGACAAATGAGTACAGCAATCTCTTTGTTACGCTTGGAATCTACATGGCCACAACG tTTTTTATGACCGTGTTGGCCTCTACGCTTCCTGTCCCTTCTGGCAGTCTCATCCCAATTTTTAAAATCGGCGCGGCTTTTGGGCGTATCATTGGCGAAGCTATGCACCTTTGGTTCCCAGAAGGAATTCGCATAGGATCCATCATATCACCTATCCTCCCAG GAGGATACGCTATCGTAGGAGCAGCTGCATTTTCAGCTGGTGTGACCCATTCCATCTCGATTTGCGTGGTTGTCTCCGAAATGACTGGGCAAATCCAACACATCATCCCTGTCCTAGTGGCCGTCTTGGTTTCTAATGCCATTTCTACACTTTTACAACCATCTCTTTACGATTCAATTATCATGATCAAGAAATTGCCATATTTACCGGGCATCATATCTTCCAGCAGTG CTGCCTACGAGATTTTCGTTGAAGATTTCATGAATCGCAACATCAAATACATTTGGAATGGCATGACTTTTGCAGAGCTGAAAGCCGTTATAAGGGAAAGACAGAAAATCCGCTCTTTTCCGCTTGTGGATAACCCAA GAAACATGGTTCTCCTTGGATCTATTCAACGCGGTGAGCTGATCGAACTTGTAAAGCGTCACGTTGGGCATGAACGGCGCATGAAAGTGGCTGCGCAACGACAAATGGAAATTCAGGCGAG GAGCTGCGGTCATGTTATCCCGATAAACCTTGATCCCCCACCATGTCGTCtggttaaaacaaaagaatcgcCAGCACAGGATtgcaacaaacaacaaacttcTCGGTTCGAAGTTGTGAAAGCGGCAGATGATTTGGGGAGTGGCTCAACCGAACCTGCAATTGAACGTTCATCGCAACAACTTCAGCAACTCCAGCTGATCACGTTATTGCCGTTACCCGAGCCGCAAACTCCCGTTTCCATTCAGTCTATTGAAACAGATGAA GAAACGCAACCAAGAAAATcaattctgaaaaaaattaatcgctTCGGTTCCACTAGGCCAACATCGTCTCAACAAGCGATCCATACGACTCCTACTTCAACGATAAACGAGGCCGAAGGAAG CAAATTCCGACAAGCCATAGGCGCTTTTATCCGCAAATCGACTGCAAATGGAGGcatctttaatttttctattgcttccacATCTACACCAAATAGTCCAAATGTGTTCAAAAACGTTGGAGCAACG AGTAAATCGATTGATATGACACccgaagagaagaaagaatggGAAGAAAGTGAAATGCTTAAACCAGTAGACTTCCACATGTGCCACGTAGACCCCGCTCCGTTTCAACTAGTTGAACGAACCTCCCTGCTCAAAGTCCATTCAATGTTCTCATTGTTGGGCGTCAATCGCGCTTATGTTACGACGATTGGCCGGCTCATTGGAATAGTATCCTTATCAGAA CTACGTAAGGCTATTGAAGACGTTAATTCAGGTGTGTCTCTAGCATTTCACCGTTATAGCCTTAGCAGTCAAGGTGAGAGCGGCGAATTCGATCTTCAAGGTGTCTCCCCGGGCGCTCCGAAAGACATCGAAACAG GTCCCGATTTGCCCGGAGTGTCCGATTCTGATTCAGAGACTGACCAAGACGAATCACCTTCATCTGCCTTTGTGATTCCGGTGCAATTTGATGTTCATCAACTGCCAACCGTGTCGGTCGATGTAGAGAACACTGCGTCAACGATCCTGCCGCAGGACAATAGCATCAAATTGATTGTGCCCAGTGGATTTGCATGCCCCAGTAGGACTGGAGAATCTTCTAACACCAATAGTAATTAA